One genomic window of Cupriavidus oxalaticus includes the following:
- a CDS encoding LysR family transcriptional regulator, whose protein sequence is MDLHHLRAFVAVAREGNLTRAAQRLHLTQPAVSLQLKALQSAWRIKLFERTAAGLTLTADGAALLPLAERILDGVGDLQHTVDAMHHTVRGRLAIGTILDPEFTRLGPMLRTLVERHPQIGTELRHGMSGWVLQQVRSGALDVGFYLGQPADASFHALTLTPFSYYVVAPKGWKERTALRSWAQLATLPWIWTPPESAHNRLLCERFAQAGVDAAGVPKVAHVDQEASMLDLVRSGVGLSLVRDSIALRESHAHGLVIVEGMSVQTELTLVCLATRRDDPVVAAVFGVAESVFRT, encoded by the coding sequence TTGGACCTCCACCACCTGCGCGCATTCGTCGCCGTCGCACGAGAAGGCAATCTGACCCGCGCCGCGCAACGCCTGCACCTGACCCAGCCCGCGGTCAGCCTGCAGCTCAAGGCGCTGCAGTCGGCGTGGCGCATCAAGCTGTTCGAACGCACCGCCGCCGGCCTGACACTGACCGCGGACGGCGCTGCACTGCTGCCGCTGGCCGAGCGCATCCTCGACGGCGTGGGCGACCTTCAGCACACCGTCGATGCCATGCATCACACGGTGCGCGGGCGGCTGGCGATCGGCACCATCCTGGATCCGGAATTCACGCGGCTGGGACCGATGCTGCGCACGCTGGTCGAGCGCCACCCGCAGATCGGCACCGAGCTGCGCCATGGCATGTCGGGCTGGGTACTGCAACAGGTACGCAGCGGCGCGCTCGACGTCGGCTTCTACCTCGGCCAGCCGGCCGACGCGAGCTTCCATGCGCTTACGCTGACGCCCTTCTCCTACTACGTGGTCGCGCCCAAGGGCTGGAAGGAACGCACCGCGCTGCGCTCATGGGCACAGCTGGCAACGCTGCCGTGGATCTGGACGCCGCCCGAATCGGCGCATAACCGCCTGCTGTGCGAGCGCTTCGCGCAAGCGGGTGTCGACGCGGCCGGGGTACCCAAGGTAGCGCATGTGGACCAGGAAGCCTCGATGCTGGACCTGGTCCGTTCCGGCGTGGGACTGTCGCTGGTACGCGATTCGATTGCGCTGCGCGAGTCGCATGCGCACGGCCTGGTGATCGTCGAGGGCATGTCCGTGCAGACCGAGCTGACGCTGGTCTGCCTGGCAACGCGCCGCGACGACCCGGTGGTGGCCGCGGTGTTCGGCGTGGCGGAGTCGGTGTTCCGGACCTAG
- a CDS encoding GMC family oxidoreductase gives METFDYIIVGAGSAGCVLANRLTQDPDINVLLLEAGGKDDYHWIHIPVGYLYCIGNPRTDWLYRTEAEAGLNGRSLGYPRGRVLGGCSSINGMIYMRGQREDYDDWARLSGDDGWKWDNVLPLFKRCEDHHRGPSEFHGAHGEWRVEAQRLRWDILERFADAAEQAGIPRTDDFNQGDNFGVGYFEVNQRRGIRWNTAKAFLRRASERPNLTIVTGAQVSALTFDGRRCTGVQYIGGGQPHAAAARHEVILSAGAVNTPQLLELSGIGEPERLRALGIEVRHALPGVGENLQDHLQLRTVVKVNGVRTLNTRAASLWGKLCIGVEYAFNQSGPMSMAPSQLGAFARSDPSQARPNVEYHVQPLSLDKFGDPLHAFNAFTASACNLRPTSRGSVHARSADFRDAPVIAPNYLSTDEDRRVAADSLRLTRRIVASPALAPYQPEEYLPGAAFQTDEELAEAAGSIGTTIFHPVGTCKMGRGDDGMAVVDNRLRVFGIEGLRVVDASVMPLITSGNTNSPTIMIAERASDMIREDRRRGAGAAGVMAPAPLAAAENA, from the coding sequence ATGGAGACATTCGACTACATCATCGTTGGCGCCGGCTCAGCCGGCTGTGTCCTGGCCAACCGCCTGACCCAGGACCCTGACATCAACGTCCTCCTGCTGGAAGCTGGCGGCAAAGACGACTACCACTGGATCCACATCCCGGTAGGCTACCTGTACTGCATCGGCAACCCCCGCACGGACTGGCTCTACCGCACCGAAGCCGAGGCCGGCCTGAACGGCCGCTCCCTTGGCTACCCCCGCGGCCGCGTCTTGGGCGGATGCTCGTCAATCAACGGCATGATCTACATGCGCGGCCAGCGCGAAGACTACGACGACTGGGCCCGCCTGTCCGGCGACGACGGCTGGAAATGGGACAACGTGCTTCCGCTGTTCAAGCGCTGCGAAGACCACCACCGCGGACCAAGCGAATTCCATGGTGCCCACGGCGAGTGGCGCGTCGAAGCGCAGCGGCTGCGCTGGGACATCCTCGAGCGCTTTGCCGATGCGGCGGAGCAAGCCGGCATCCCGCGTACCGACGACTTCAACCAGGGCGACAACTTCGGCGTCGGCTACTTTGAAGTGAACCAGCGCCGCGGCATCCGCTGGAACACCGCCAAGGCCTTCCTGCGCCGCGCGTCGGAGCGCCCGAACCTGACCATCGTCACCGGCGCGCAAGTCAGCGCGCTTACCTTCGACGGGCGCCGCTGCACTGGCGTGCAATACATCGGTGGCGGGCAGCCGCATGCCGCGGCGGCGCGGCATGAAGTCATCCTTTCCGCCGGCGCGGTCAATACGCCGCAGCTGCTGGAGCTGTCCGGCATCGGCGAGCCGGAACGGCTGCGCGCACTCGGCATCGAGGTACGCCACGCCTTGCCCGGCGTGGGTGAAAACCTGCAGGACCACCTGCAGCTGCGCACCGTGGTCAAGGTCAATGGCGTGCGTACGCTCAACACGCGTGCCGCCAGCCTGTGGGGCAAGTTGTGCATCGGCGTCGAGTACGCCTTCAACCAGAGCGGGCCGATGAGCATGGCGCCGTCGCAGCTGGGTGCATTCGCGCGCTCGGATCCGTCGCAGGCGCGGCCCAATGTGGAGTACCACGTGCAGCCGCTGTCGCTGGACAAATTCGGCGATCCGCTGCACGCGTTCAATGCCTTCACCGCCAGCGCCTGCAACCTGCGGCCGACGTCGCGCGGCAGCGTGCATGCGCGCAGCGCCGATTTCCGCGATGCGCCGGTGATCGCGCCCAACTACCTGTCGACCGATGAAGACCGGCGTGTCGCCGCCGATTCGTTGCGGCTGACGCGCCGCATCGTGGCATCGCCGGCGCTGGCGCCGTACCAGCCCGAGGAATACCTGCCGGGTGCCGCGTTCCAGACCGACGAAGAACTGGCCGAAGCCGCCGGCAGCATCGGCACCACCATCTTCCATCCCGTCGGCACCTGCAAGATGGGACGCGGCGACGACGGCATGGCAGTGGTCGACAACCGGCTGCGGGTGTTCGGCATCGAGGGGCTGCGCGTGGTCGATGCCTCGGTGATGCCGCTGATCACCTCGGGCAATACCAACTCGCCCACCATCATGATTGCCGAGCGCGCCAGCGACATGATCCGCGAAGACCGCCGGCGCGGCGCGGGGGCAGCGGGAGTGATGGCGCCAGCGCCACTCGCCGCGGCGGAAAACGCCTGA
- a CDS encoding heavy-metal-associated domain-containing protein — translation MIQFQVEGMSCNHCVGAITRAVQAVDPAAKVSADVPTQAVRVDSGADTQALRHAIEDAGYPVKSVS, via the coding sequence ATGATCCAGTTCCAGGTCGAAGGCATGTCCTGCAACCATTGCGTCGGCGCCATCACGCGTGCCGTGCAGGCGGTTGATCCGGCCGCCAAGGTCAGCGCCGACGTACCGACCCAGGCCGTGCGCGTGGACAGCGGCGCCGACACGCAGGCATTGCGGCACGCCATCGAAGACGCTGGCTATCCGGTCAAGTCGGTGTCATAA
- a CDS encoding alpha/beta fold hydrolase, with protein sequence MAQPMTDDPASAGAAEARGTTTAPGPAIAHAPVQSRQRMRDGTELLLRTWLPDPGRFAEPLGSVLLVHGLAEHAGRYQHVAELLCGLGLRVRAFDLRGHGASGGARMVADHPDIYLEDLAEVYDAALHDWNELPILLGHSMGGLIAARFATARVRPVRALVLSSPALALRLAQPMLALHRVLLTLAPRLRVPNPIDARHLSHDPAVVAAYRADPLVQTTITASVLESFIRGMAQAQADAARLEAPMLMLVGGADRVVDPAGSRSFFDNAPPDLRDEVWYPHGFHEIFNEAQPLRGEVFAALGDWLRRHLQPPAASAPPSG encoded by the coding sequence ATGGCACAACCGATGACGGACGATCCCGCTTCCGCTGGCGCCGCCGAGGCCCGGGGCACCACTACAGCCCCTGGCCCCGCCATTGCGCACGCGCCGGTGCAAAGCCGCCAGCGCATGCGCGACGGCACCGAGCTGCTGCTGCGCACCTGGCTCCCCGATCCCGGCCGCTTTGCGGAACCGCTTGGCTCGGTGCTGCTGGTGCACGGGCTTGCAGAACACGCCGGGCGCTACCAGCACGTCGCCGAACTGCTGTGCGGATTGGGATTGCGCGTGCGCGCGTTCGACCTGCGCGGCCACGGCGCCAGCGGCGGCGCGCGCATGGTGGCCGACCATCCCGACATCTATCTCGAGGACCTGGCCGAGGTCTACGACGCCGCGCTGCATGACTGGAACGAGCTGCCGATCCTGCTCGGCCACAGCATGGGCGGGCTGATCGCGGCGCGCTTTGCCACCGCGCGCGTGCGCCCGGTGCGCGCGCTGGTGCTGTCATCCCCCGCGCTGGCGCTGCGGCTGGCGCAGCCGATGCTGGCGCTGCACCGCGTGCTGCTGACGCTGGCGCCGCGCCTGCGCGTGCCCAACCCGATCGACGCGCGGCACCTGTCGCACGATCCGGCCGTGGTGGCGGCCTACCGCGCCGACCCGCTGGTGCAGACCACCATCACCGCCAGCGTGCTGGAGAGCTTTATCCGCGGCATGGCGCAGGCACAGGCCGATGCCGCGCGGCTGGAGGCGCCGATGCTGATGCTGGTCGGCGGCGCCGACCGCGTGGTCGATCCGGCGGGCAGCCGCAGCTTCTTCGACAATGCGCCGCCCGACCTGCGCGATGAGGTCTGGTATCCGCACGGCTTTCACGAGATCTTCAACGAAGCACAGCCGCTGCGCGGCGAAGTGTTCGCGGCGCTGGGCGACTGGCTGCGGCGGCACTTGCAACCCCCTGCGGCCTCGGCGCCGCCATCGGGCTAG
- the cueR gene encoding Cu(I)-responsive transcriptional regulator yields MNIGEAAQASGVSAKMIRHYESIGLVEAPPRTEGGYRRYDERAVHTLRFVRRARNLGFSLDEIRDLLSLWRDRGRASADVKALTLRHVADLEQRIAELAAMRDTLRQLAQHCSGDDRPDCPILADIADVPGTGDARHAAREEQGCH; encoded by the coding sequence ATGAATATCGGCGAAGCGGCGCAAGCGTCGGGCGTGTCGGCCAAGATGATCCGGCACTACGAATCGATCGGGCTGGTGGAGGCGCCGCCGCGCACCGAGGGCGGCTACCGGCGCTATGACGAACGCGCGGTGCATACCTTGCGCTTCGTGCGGCGCGCCCGTAATCTGGGCTTCTCGCTCGACGAGATCCGCGACCTGCTGTCGCTGTGGCGCGACCGCGGCCGCGCCAGCGCCGACGTCAAGGCGCTGACGCTGAGGCACGTGGCCGACCTGGAGCAGCGCATTGCCGAACTGGCGGCGATGCGCGATACATTGCGGCAACTGGCGCAGCATTGCAGCGGCGACGACCGGCCGGATTGCCCGATCCTGGCCGATATCGCGGATGTGCCTGGCACTGGCGACGCGCGCCACGCGGCGCGGGAAGAACAGGGCTGTCACTGA
- a CDS encoding CoA-acylating methylmalonate-semialdehyde dehydrogenase — MQTTVGHFIGGRQTRGASQRLADIYNPAIGEVAARVALATAQDVADAVAAAKAAFPAWAETPPLRRARILFKFKELLDQHHDDLAALITREHGKVFSDARGEVTRGIEVVEFACGIPNLLKTDFTDNIGGGIDNWNLRQPLGVVAGITPFNFPVMVPMWMFPVALACGNTFVLKPSERDPSPSLLIADLLRQAGLPDGVFNVVQGDKEAVDALLSHPDVQALSFVGSTPIAEYIYTEGTRHGKRVQALGGAKNHLVVMPDADLDQAVDALIGAAYGSAGERCMAISVAVAVGDVADKLVPRLAERARALKIRNGMESDAEMGPLVTGAHKAKVEGYIARGVEEGATLVTDGRGHKVEGHENGFYVGGTLFDHVKPDMTIYKEEIFGPVLSVVRVHDFAEAVALINAHEFGNGVSCYTSDGGIARAFARQIQIGMVGINVPIPVPMAWHSFGGWKRSLFGDHHAYGEEGVRFYTRYKSVMQRWPDAIAKGAEFTMPVAK; from the coding sequence GTGCAAACTACCGTTGGACATTTCATCGGGGGCCGGCAGACGCGTGGCGCGTCGCAACGCCTGGCCGATATCTACAACCCTGCGATTGGCGAAGTTGCCGCACGCGTGGCGCTTGCTACCGCGCAGGACGTTGCCGACGCCGTGGCTGCCGCCAAGGCCGCGTTTCCGGCATGGGCCGAGACGCCACCGCTGCGCCGCGCGCGCATCCTGTTCAAGTTCAAGGAGCTGCTCGACCAGCACCATGACGACCTGGCCGCGCTGATCACGCGCGAGCATGGCAAGGTGTTCTCCGATGCCAGGGGCGAAGTCACGCGCGGCATCGAGGTGGTGGAGTTTGCCTGCGGCATTCCCAACCTGCTCAAGACGGACTTCACCGACAACATCGGTGGCGGCATCGACAACTGGAACCTGCGCCAGCCGCTAGGCGTGGTGGCGGGGATCACGCCGTTCAACTTCCCGGTGATGGTGCCGATGTGGATGTTCCCGGTGGCACTGGCATGCGGCAATACGTTCGTGCTGAAGCCGTCGGAGCGCGATCCTTCGCCCAGCTTGCTGATTGCCGATCTGTTGCGCCAGGCTGGCTTGCCCGATGGCGTGTTCAACGTCGTGCAGGGGGACAAGGAAGCAGTCGATGCGCTGCTGTCGCATCCGGATGTGCAGGCGTTGTCGTTCGTTGGCTCGACGCCGATTGCCGAGTACATCTATACGGAAGGGACCAGGCATGGCAAGCGGGTGCAGGCCCTGGGCGGGGCCAAGAACCACCTGGTGGTGATGCCGGATGCGGACCTGGACCAGGCGGTCGATGCGCTGATTGGTGCGGCTTATGGCTCGGCGGGCGAGCGCTGCATGGCGATCTCCGTTGCCGTGGCGGTGGGGGACGTTGCTGACAAGCTGGTGCCGCGGCTGGCGGAGCGGGCGCGTGCGCTGAAGATCCGTAACGGGATGGAGTCAGACGCCGAAATGGGTCCGCTGGTGACCGGGGCGCACAAGGCCAAGGTCGAGGGGTACATCGCCCGCGGCGTGGAAGAAGGCGCGACGCTGGTGACCGATGGGCGGGGGCACAAGGTCGAAGGGCATGAAAACGGCTTCTACGTCGGTGGCACGTTGTTCGATCATGTGAAGCCCGACATGACCATCTACAAGGAAGAGATTTTTGGACCGGTCTTGTCGGTGGTGCGGGTGCATGACTTTGCCGAGGCGGTGGCGTTGATCAATGCGCACGAGTTTGGCAACGGCGTGTCGTGCTACACCAGCGACGGCGGGATTGCGCGGGCGTTTGCCCGGCAGATCCAGATTGGTATGGTCGGGATTAATGTTCCCATCCCTGTGCCTATGGCCTGGCATTCATTTGGTGGATGGAAACGTTCGCTGTTCGGCGACCATCATGCCTATGGCGAAGAAGGCGTGCGGTTCTATACGCGCTACAAGAGCGTGATGCAGCGGTGGCCGGATGCCATTGCCAAGGGGGCTGAATTTACGATGCCGGTGGCTAAGTAA
- a CDS encoding OmpW/AlkL family protein: MKSTYKKKMLAAGAVMALTGAAQAQSAGSNIVSLGWFRVMPNSSADPMTVDSINGRPVNMTRANTGADIESADTLGLAFTHFFTDNISGELVAGIPPKHDVTGTGEYAKYGKLGSVKQWSPALLVKYHFFDARTKFRPYVGIGVNYTWFTDETITNQQFVNGAFGIPGARMTASAKPSWNPVFNIGANYAINDNWFLGLSVSYLPLSTTATLTTQAGPVTIISHTKIKIDPVVTFLSVGYRF; the protein is encoded by the coding sequence ATGAAATCGACCTACAAGAAGAAGATGCTGGCGGCTGGCGCTGTCATGGCGCTGACAGGAGCCGCACAAGCACAATCGGCCGGCAGCAATATCGTCAGCCTGGGCTGGTTCCGCGTGATGCCGAACAGCTCCGCCGACCCGATGACCGTCGACAGCATCAATGGCCGGCCGGTCAACATGACCCGCGCCAACACCGGCGCCGATATCGAGAGCGCCGACACCTTGGGCCTGGCGTTCACGCACTTCTTCACGGACAACATCTCGGGCGAGCTGGTCGCGGGCATTCCGCCCAAGCATGACGTCACGGGTACCGGCGAGTACGCCAAGTACGGCAAGCTCGGCTCGGTCAAGCAGTGGAGCCCGGCGCTGCTGGTCAAGTACCACTTCTTCGACGCCAGGACCAAGTTCCGCCCGTATGTCGGCATCGGCGTCAACTACACCTGGTTTACCGACGAAACCATCACCAACCAGCAATTCGTCAATGGCGCGTTCGGCATCCCCGGCGCCAGGATGACCGCCAGCGCCAAGCCGTCGTGGAATCCGGTGTTCAACATCGGCGCCAACTATGCGATCAACGACAACTGGTTCCTCGGCCTGTCGGTGTCGTACCTGCCGCTGTCCACCACCGCCACGCTGACCACGCAGGCTGGCCCGGTGACGATCATTTCGCATACCAAGATCAAGATCGACCCGGTGGTGACATTCCTGAGCGTGGGCTACCGCTTTTGA
- a CDS encoding heavy metal translocating P-type ATPase gives MTSSSAVLAPQPAKNFDDTPEWRLAVEGMTCASCVRRVENALARVPGVHDVAVNLATEAATLHADSAAVLPAAARAVADAGYAVPQDTVELQVSDMTCASCVSRVEKALRAVPGVVEAQVNLATERATVTVLRGTADDAALTAAVARAGYGATPAAGAEAGAVASTQAARTPAFWDGPWPVAISAALSLPLVAPMVLAWYGVHWMLPAWAQWLLATPVQFVFGWRFYKAGWKAVRAGAGNMDLLVALGTTAAYGLSLWLMWRTPADAMPHLYFESAAVVITLVRLGKWLETRAKRQTAEAIRALAALRPDTARVRRGGEEISVPLASVRLGDEVVVRPGERIPVDAEVIEGSSHADESMLTGESVPVPKKPGDRLTGGAINFEGLLVARTVAVGAETVLARIIRMVEHAQAAKAPIQRMVDQVSAVFVPVVLVIALLTVLGWGLLGGNWEAALLNAVAVLVIACPCALGLATPTAIMAGTGAGARAGILIKDAEALEVAHRVSVVAFDKTGTLTVGKPEVVALHAADSSDADADADGGALLARLAALQAGSEHPLARAVLAAAQARGIDVPRAEDVKALPGRGIAGVVDGQALQLGSERLRELLGADAGTLAPVAQRLQGEGRTVSWLVETTPPRVVGLVAFGDAIKPRAPKAIARLRAAGVRTVMLTGDNAGAAARVARELGLDEVQAEVLPEDKAARVQALGQGGAVVAMVGDGINDAPALAAADVGIAMSTGTDVAMHAAGITLMRGDPALVADALAVSHRTVRKIRQNLFWAFFYNVVGIPLAAAGLLNPVVAGAAMAFSSVSVVSNALLLRRWHPQSRTAATAATAQGGKR, from the coding sequence ATGACAAGTTCCAGCGCTGTGCTCGCTCCGCAACCCGCCAAGAACTTTGACGACACGCCCGAATGGCGCCTGGCGGTCGAGGGCATGACCTGCGCCTCGTGCGTGCGCCGCGTGGAGAACGCGCTGGCGCGCGTGCCGGGGGTACACGACGTGGCCGTCAACCTTGCCACCGAGGCCGCCACCCTGCATGCCGACTCCGCTGCCGTGCTGCCGGCCGCCGCGCGCGCCGTGGCCGATGCCGGCTATGCGGTGCCGCAGGACACCGTCGAACTGCAAGTCAGCGACATGACCTGCGCGTCGTGCGTCTCGCGCGTGGAAAAGGCGCTGCGCGCCGTGCCGGGCGTGGTGGAGGCGCAAGTCAACCTGGCCACCGAACGCGCCACGGTCACGGTGCTGCGCGGCACCGCCGATGACGCCGCGCTGACTGCCGCCGTGGCGCGCGCGGGCTATGGGGCCACGCCGGCGGCTGGTGCCGAAGCCGGCGCAGTTGCGTCGACGCAAGCCGCGCGCACGCCTGCGTTCTGGGACGGCCCCTGGCCGGTGGCGATCTCGGCCGCGCTGTCGCTGCCGCTGGTCGCGCCGATGGTGCTGGCATGGTACGGCGTGCACTGGATGCTGCCGGCCTGGGCGCAGTGGCTGCTGGCGACGCCGGTGCAGTTCGTGTTCGGCTGGCGCTTCTATAAGGCTGGCTGGAAGGCGGTGCGCGCGGGCGCCGGCAATATGGACCTGCTGGTGGCGCTGGGCACGACCGCGGCATACGGGCTGTCGCTGTGGCTGATGTGGCGCACGCCTGCCGACGCCATGCCGCACCTGTACTTCGAAAGCGCGGCGGTGGTGATCACGCTGGTGCGGCTCGGCAAGTGGCTGGAGACGCGCGCCAAGCGCCAGACCGCCGAGGCCATCCGCGCGCTGGCGGCATTGCGCCCCGATACCGCGCGCGTGCGCCGCGGCGGCGAGGAAATCAGCGTGCCGCTGGCTTCGGTGCGCCTCGGCGACGAGGTGGTGGTGCGCCCGGGCGAGCGCATCCCGGTTGATGCCGAGGTGATCGAAGGCAGCAGCCATGCGGACGAATCGATGCTGACCGGCGAGAGCGTGCCTGTGCCCAAGAAGCCGGGCGACCGGCTGACCGGAGGCGCGATCAACTTCGAAGGGCTGCTGGTGGCGCGCACCGTTGCCGTCGGCGCCGAGACCGTGCTGGCGCGCATCATCCGCATGGTCGAGCATGCGCAGGCGGCCAAGGCGCCGATCCAGCGCATGGTGGACCAGGTCAGCGCGGTGTTCGTGCCGGTGGTGCTGGTGATCGCGCTGCTGACGGTGCTGGGCTGGGGCCTGCTGGGCGGAAACTGGGAAGCGGCGCTGCTCAATGCGGTGGCGGTGCTGGTGATCGCCTGCCCGTGCGCGCTGGGGCTGGCCACGCCCACCGCGATCATGGCGGGCACCGGCGCGGGGGCGCGTGCCGGCATCCTGATCAAGGACGCCGAGGCGCTGGAAGTGGCGCATCGCGTCAGCGTGGTGGCGTTCGACAAGACCGGCACGCTGACGGTCGGCAAGCCCGAGGTGGTGGCGCTGCATGCTGCCGATTCTTCCGATGCCGACGCCGATGCCGACGGCGGCGCGCTGCTGGCGCGTCTGGCCGCGCTGCAGGCCGGCAGCGAACACCCGCTGGCACGCGCGGTGCTGGCCGCGGCGCAGGCGCGCGGCATCGACGTGCCCAGGGCCGAGGACGTCAAGGCGCTGCCGGGCCGCGGCATTGCCGGCGTGGTCGACGGCCAGGCGCTGCAACTCGGCAGCGAACGCCTGCGCGAATTGCTCGGTGCTGACGCGGGTACGCTGGCACCGGTGGCGCAGCGGCTGCAAGGCGAAGGCCGCACCGTGTCGTGGCTGGTCGAGACCACGCCGCCACGCGTCGTCGGGCTGGTTGCGTTTGGCGATGCGATCAAGCCGCGCGCGCCCAAGGCGATCGCCCGGCTGCGCGCGGCGGGCGTGCGCACCGTGATGCTGACCGGCGACAACGCCGGTGCGGCGGCGCGGGTAGCGCGCGAGCTCGGCCTCGACGAGGTGCAGGCCGAGGTGCTGCCCGAGGACAAGGCCGCGCGTGTGCAGGCGCTGGGCCAGGGCGGTGCGGTCGTGGCGATGGTCGGCGACGGCATCAACGATGCACCGGCGCTGGCGGCGGCCGATGTCGGCATCGCTATGTCGACCGGCACCGACGTGGCCATGCACGCAGCCGGCATCACGCTGATGCGCGGCGACCCGGCGCTGGTGGCCGACGCGCTGGCGGTCTCGCACCGCACCGTGCGCAAGATCCGGCAGAACCTGTTCTGGGCATTCTTCTACAACGTGGTCGGCATCCCGCTGGCGGCGGCGGGGCTGCTGAACCCGGTGGTGGCGGGCGCGGCGATGGCGTTCTCCAGCGTCAGCGTGGTCAGCAACGCCTTGCTGCTGCGGCGCTGGCATCCGCAGTCCAGAACGGCAGCCACGGCAGCCACCGCACAGGGAGGCAAGCGATGA